ATTAAGTTGGACACTAATTTGATAAAATTGGTCTAATAGAATAGTATGCAACAAGcgctgaatttaaaaaaagcattttcacAAGTCGACAGTTGTTGAAATAGAGTTATTGctccatccaaaaaaaactttttcgagTGAAATTATTCTATACTTGCTGCATACTTTGCTGAAACATATGAGAGATAATTTTCTATAAGAGAATTCATCACAAATTCTAGTTGGAAACTAGACTGAGTATAGGAAATATTTCCACCGTGTTACTTCTAACCTGTAACGTCTGTCGATGATGTCTGCCGGTCAAGTTCCGATGAGGTAGGAAGGGACGTCAACCTGAATTTCGTTTTATTCTTCTGAAATTGTTATGTTAACCACAGTCTTCCTAcgcaaaataatattttatgacTGAGCATTAGCGATgaggaaatcaaaaaaaaaagaacttcctgCACACGGTAGAACATAAAGAttcgagttcttttttcaatgctcACAAATGCTTCGATAAAAACTCCATCCCACTTTTTCCCGTGagtaaaactttcaaaaaaaaaatccgaggaAACCCTACTTCGGGGTTTGCGATCTAATATGTTTCTCTCATACAAAGAAAATGACACCCGGTGAGCAATGGAGATAAAACtgtgaaatatgaaattttgaGAGGAATAAAAGGGCGACGAACTATCTGTGAGAGTCTTGTGTACATTTGTGGCACGCGAGCCCAGTCCGATCTTATTCGGAAAAATCTACACAAACGACTTAAACCTCCCAAGAACTGCTCTGATGCAGttgataaaattgaaaaagtcaTCTTAGGGGCGCTGACACGAAAACAAATTGTTTGCAAGTCATCAACAGAAATACCTTGGCTGGTCAAGGACGACTTCACGTTTGCAGCTCGGATCAATCTCTGCGCCTCTTCCAATAACGTATGCCTCTCTTGCGAACATGAGCTGAGAAGTATCGTCGGCCGTAAAGAGCTCGCAAGAATTCTAAGCACGATGAATGGAGTTGAATTGGTTTACTTTATCCATCCAAATATTTCTGCATATATTGAAGCAACaattaaatttcttcttcttatctaTCAGTTACAAATTCAGATGTggatagtgaaaaaaattctgaaataatCACAGAGTGCAGTAGAAGTAAAATTCTTTGTTGAGTAATTTGACTGAAATTTTCTGATCCTGTTCGGAGCATCATCAGATCATATCTTTCTTTCCAAACGAAAAATAGTCgataatttgagaaatttgccTAATTTCTTCTGCCACGTCTCCACAAAAAcctgaaaatatttgtttcgGAAAAACTCTAGAAGAACTACGGTTCTCTAGAAACTAAGTTCGGCAAGTGAgtaattctttgttttcaatgGGCGACTCTTTCTTGTAAAGACCTCATATAATAGCCTTTAAGTGGATTTCCAAACCAAAAAAATGGTTCCAAATCTTGgaataaaaggaagaaatcacAACCAGCCTAGTCTATATTATACTTCATATGGGAAATGGCTACAGCTTCAACAACTTTAACTCCTATGCATGGTCAAATGTGAAAGTGAACAAATATGGTTATGTAAAGACGCACATTCTCGTACTGGATGTACTTGCAGCCGATTTCCTGATAACACGAACGAAAGCAGTCATCCTCTGTTACATTTGGATCCGTGCGTAACATCTTAGCCGtctttttctcgttcttttccatcttccAGAAAGAGCAAGCTAGTTCAGCAGAGATCTAAAGTTTAAAAGATGACAGTTcactgacttacttgacttaattggCGAGCTGATGTTACGGCCTCACACGATTCATCTTCTACGAAaacttgcacagaatcagTCTATTCGGCCCTATTTCATAGCCTGCGAAACTTTAAGTCTCttctgaactgcctatccacgccgagtgtcctcaagtCCTCTTTCACTCCACTTCACCTAACTCCAGaatttccgttttcggccaggcgACTTTTTCCAGCTTGAACCTCGCGAGTTTCTCAGAACTCGCTGAACGAGGAGCTCTGCTGATCTTTTTAGTATATGTCCAGAGAAGCGAAGACAATTTTCTGTAGCTACATTCGATGGCGGTTCAAGATATTGATACCTTTCACTTGCCGTCTGCCGGTACACCACACGGGCAAAGATTTATTGTAGCAATGCCAGGCTAAAAGTACCCAATTAGCCGTTAGCCATCTAAACATCTTCTTTTCCATGCAGTCAAACCTCTCCATCATCGTGAACGGTGGTGCTCTTGTCTTGGATCCATACTTCATGATGGGGCGATTTCGGATAGGAAGACTTGCAACTTGACTTCGCTGATGATGAGGGTCGACCAAAAGCATTTTGTTAAGGAGTAAAAGGCAGAAATAGCCTTAGCGTGTCTTTGCTGAATAACTCTCTCCTAGCTGGCTTTGTTCTTCCGCATACAGTCTATTGACAAAGGTGACAGAACTATTCGACGAGTTCGATCAGATGTCCGCCCAAGCTGATTCCCGTTCCCTACCAAGAGGCACCTTGATAGAGCTTTCACGATGTCTGCAGAACCTTGATCgattgttcttcgcatgatgtcattGATGCCGAAATCAAACGGGAAGGGTCCCGCCACTGCCCCTTGACTTACTCCAGTCGCCACCAGAACAGTTGTGCATCCGGCTGGTGTCCTAAGTGCAGCAATTCTTCGTTTATTTACGTCATCAAGCAAGACAAAGAACTtttctggtactccatcggcgcggagcgctcGGAGAAGACACCATCGATAAGGAGAGTcaaaagcggcttcaaagtccagaaatgcTAATTGCGTTAGCTTCGAATACCGGTCCCAGATTTCTCCTAACGATGAGCACttgtcaatcgtagatcggtcACGACGGAAGCCAGCTTTCTCGTAGCGCGGTGTTTCTTAACGGTGTTTAGTGAGTCGGTTCAGGGTAATCAGCTCCAAAAACTTGATTCAAAAATTGCCAATGAGTTttcctaccgtttggatgctttctgtagggtgatgaggcgcttgagaggataaatcactgatggcttcgattttttcctggctctgacgaaagcgccgaaacgttagctgttgttcaATAAAGGTAGATCAATAcaaatcttggctacagctcaagaaaatcaattaaaaactacgatTCAGGAATCCTTTATTAAATCCGTATTGATCGGGTGATGTTTTTCACTCCAGCATTTTCCGCGTTAAACCCCTCgcctccaccagattttccaagTTTcgtcttttggatacagaccagaacctccgactggGTAGGTGGTTCCTCGTCGACCGCATATATCtgtctatgaacgtgctcgagttcaagAGCTGATGGGGTTTGCCGGTCCAGCAGTGTACTGAAGTGGTGTCCCTGAATTGGTAGGGTTGCTTCAACAACagccactccattggcagtgctGAGGAATGTAGAACATCTTTTTGTCCTGTATACTGCTTTAGAAAAACGTAAGCTTTCCGTGGGTTCTTGTCCTTCCACGCCCTTCCAAACCACTttgctcttgacgtccacttgTTGTCGCGATCTTCTTGCACTAAACGACGGAACTTCATTTTCAGACGCGTTTCATGGTCGAAATCATAAGTGATAGGGGCGAAAAATGCAGAATTGTACGTGAATCTTGTCTTCTCCCATTGAAAGGCGAACATCTTCCGACGCATTTGAACCGTATCTTCCCTAGATGTGAAGGAATCAGCACCGCAAAACTTTTTCCTGGCCCGAACTCCAATGTGAATAGACatacgttggcggaattttgttctctaTTCTTCGTCTCTCAGACGTGggatgtcgattttcggttagGGAAGAAAGTACTACTGTCTCCGTAGGTGCGTAGGCGCTTACCATCCAGAGATTATGTCCTCTGCAATACAGCATTCGTACAAAGAAGCATCTGAGCGACGTTGaaccaaattcctccaccatgttgttgtaatcgttcttCACAGCTATACCGCTGCCACCTAcattcctttcatcagcattGCCGCAGCAGATAGTGTAGTCTCTGATACTGATGACCGGCGGACCTAAGATGCATGTTTCCAAACGGCAGACAGAGATATCGTAAAAGCTTGGACAAGGTGGTTTGTTTGAGTTAACTCGACGATGCTCGGCTGTTCAGCttgacgaaacgaatgtttgttgccaaagataCCATGTTCCCTTCAGGCAGTGGACCTCTCAGATTATGGGCTTCGcggatgtgctggacgacagcacctctttgcaatgtatgggaatcttgcGACATATAACTGTGTACGTTATAGCTCGTACGATTCCTAATGCGTACAATCAAATGCCTGATTACGTTTAgtgaaagcagggccaccaggtgcaggtagcaatcagagtCGTATGTGAAGCTCCAACTCACCAAAATGGAAATGCCCTAAACAATGCGTGCAgataaaaaattgttgaagaaaGTCGCTGCTCAAAAAATTGCTGCATTTATTGTGGACTCTCTTTCTTTGAACAGTGTTTTTAGGTCCAGACCAACTTTGAATTGTTCGAGTTTCCATGGCGAGGGATCAGTTCTGATGCAAAGAAAGCAGAACCAGGATTGCATTTCTTTTACAGTtcatgcttaaaggcatcacaccacgaataggaggaggtgcagatttcaggtggagtattcgtatacgggatgggagactatggagagggcggtgattccgtccattttttcctaattgccgtaaaaaacggcccggaagatgcagcgccgcacaaggctggcgcgcttcaatcgaactccttgtaggaaatagtgcgccagaacgcctgaaaccGTAAAGATTTTCGTACCTGGTTCCAGCCAATCAGTACGATGAACCAAATAACACGGAGTGCTACCATTTCGCTGCAATTTCGAATCATATTTTAAGTAGAAAATACGACAATAAAGCTGGAAAAAGGAGTAGagagaaaggataaaggataaaggataaagtttctggcgtcaatgaatccacttgggatgcgcccccacgtccGCTTGAATTCAGTATCGTTTgcggtttacgaacatgtaactgccttatacaatgacttgcgagggctagccaatgtgccaagtcagtgtttttatcctcccagacatacCTGGtgccagaagtgcgaaagttcgactttctttTAATCTTGGCAtaaagattgcaacttgttgatagtcgaatttaagcaacagccaagattgctaacaaactttattacagCTAACTTTTCGGCATTGTCGCTTTCGTCAGAGCTTCAGTAGCCgtgttgccgtgatgttagcggatatccgcgtggtgcaatcgctccgctCTTGCGAaagcgacaacgccgaaacgttagccgtaataaagtttgttaacaatcttggctgttgcttaaattcgactatcaacaagttgcataTGTGGTACCACTTTATAgaccccgcagggatgaaagggtgagtactagagcggattcgaactttcgATCGATCTtgcaggaaacggaacctctaaccgctataaTACACCCGCCCCTGGAGAAAGGATAGATTAAAAAACATTTGTAAGGGCGTTCTGAAAGGTTAACCATCCAAATTTAGAGTAAAACTGCTTACTACTTTAACTCCACAAAtctaacattaaaaaaagattgtaaGCGTTACCTCATAAATAGTCAAAGTGGAAATCACACCCTTATTTGTGTAGGATTTTCTACTTCCCGTTATGGGCACAACATCGACATAAACTTGTACATTAATCTCTACATCTATCCTACCACGAAAACTTTCAGgaagtaaaagaagaaaaaaggaaccagGGGAAAACAGCAACCTCTAAACCATTTCTTCAGTATTAAATAGTATTAAGATGTAGCCACCGCTTGCTAAATATGCATAGACTGTTATGAGTGCGGATTCCCTAGTGTAGGTAAAATCCGAATTCAAGAAAGAAGGTTGTGTTGATGACGCACTCGCCATTTCTTATGTGAAGTCGAAGAACGTGCGTCTTCCATGAAGAAAACGTAGAGTCCACGGAGAAGATGATGTTCAAAAGAAGTTGACGTGCACCTCCCATGTTCTTGTATCACCCAATTTCACAACAGCTGTCTGGAGATGCCGGCAGCGTAAAGTCCAGAAACCAGAAACCACCCttcttcaggtttttttttgttaatttgttcAGGAAAATTATTAGTGAAGCACTGAATATTTGTTTGTGCAGCGTCGAAGAAAACTTGAGTCAATATTCCAGTGGCAAAAAATCAATCTGCTTTTCGAAAAAGGAATTTCTCGTTTAGCTATGAAGGATGAAGTTGAGGTTGATGCAAAAGTTTGCTGCATAGCCGGACCTCTGATTTATTCATGTTACTTGTAGTTGAAATATTCCGTCGAAACAATTCTGACCTGCATCAAAATGCAAACATTACATACTAATACATtcaaatcgaaaccaaaataATACAACTGCGGTTCTCTTTACATATTAATTTCTcttggaaaatgttttttttttcacaatttttaagAGAACTTAACGTGGACACTGCGTCCATATTTGCGTTTAGTGGTAATGTGTAGTGGAAAGTGCTGCTACGAGAAAAAAGGGAGTGCCGATTTGCCAGCTCTAACCAGCACTGCTTTATAGGCGACACTGTTCACCTATTGGGACATCATTACGTGGCATTGGCAGTACAGACACAGGAATTAGAAGACGTCTCTTAGCAGCCGACAGAGTATAACAGGTCGTTCATCACGACACTCTTTTACACGACCAATTTACCTAGCAACTAGAGCTTCCGTTCGTTTTTTTGTGTTCCAAATAAGGTAACATGACGAATTCACGGCACCAGTTCTTCCCTCTCATTTCTTTATCTCATACTAGAAGCCAACAAACAATAGCTTAAAGCAAAGTATGAGATGTAATGTGGGTACGGAGAAAATGTAAGACTTGTTGGGGTGCATGTCTCGTAGaacacaatttaaaaaagcgaGTAGGCGCTTATATTACTTGTGTAATCAGTAATCTTGCTATTTTGTGCACCTCCACTGTAATCAGGATATAAAACTAGTCCCGAAGCAAATTAACAGAATTTCTCTCCTTCGGATGTCTCACACGTCTTGCGACTGCACTGTTGGTATTTCGAATCTTTCATGAATCTCAAGAGATttcaaataaagtgaaaattttgggGCATTCCAAGCGAATCAAGTCAAGTAACGTCAACACCTTATACTAGATCTTCAAACTCAATCACTCTACTCTTCGTTTGGTAGAATAaacctttcctttccttttctcctttaCTCCAGCAGGAACATATCATATCGGATAGTTGAAGTCCTAATGAATTGTCATCTAGCCGACTTTACAATCCTGAGCTTCAAACAAATCAACTTAAGGGAGCCCTCCTCATATTGCTCTctcagaagagaagaaacgtATTCCAAGACTCTCACACGTAAGTAAGGCGCCAGAAAGGTGAAAACGATATGATGCTCGGTTCGGTTGCGTAACGTGTTGCGCGCAAAGAGGCGCAGTGTAGCCAGCGGTTGTGAGGTGGAAATATCACTAGTTTCACTTAAACTGGAATGATGAGTTGTGCCAGACCCCTTCGACGATATCTGCTACGtgccaccgcgctgcttcgagcgcaactgcttacgcgactgcaccgagcttcaagtcgttttgaactGACTGCGCACTCAACGATTCGATGACTATTCGCTCCCTGGTTGATCCATAATCAACGAAGTACTGAATGTGACCAAATCTTTATGTTTCAGATGTGTTATACtacatagaaaagaaaactgttgaTGAAGAAATCGCTTACGATTATGGACTCTACAAACATGTCGCAGTAGAGAAAAACTTAGGCTGCACATTTAAATTACGTGTTTAGAGCAGTAGACAATACTTTCAGTTTGACAAATAAAGTTGAACGAGTAGTAATCCGGATAGTCGGCCCACTTTCCTTCCGGTTGCATCTGGAAAAAGACACTTATTAGCTGATACAGAACACCCACAGCCTAAATAAATAGTGTACCACGCATGCACCGCAGGCAAACCGGTGCACAGACTGTTTACAAGTAACTTATGGAAAGATAAAGTGTTTCAAACTTACAGCCGTTGAGTTTTCAATACAGTATACATTGTTTGGTTCTCCTTCATTCCAATATTGGAAATTGACATCCGAACCATCCCACCAATATTTCAGACGAGAAGAAGGATCACATGGTCCCCTAAGTCTCAATCCGATCCAGGATACGTCTGGATTACCTTCTTGATTAAGTGCTGGAACGAAACTCTTCTTTGATCTGAaggatatttatttaaaaacagtTATAGGAGTGTGAAGCAAGAGTGGACCCTCTTCTTGATGACCATTATCACTGCAAGAGTCAGCTAATTGCAAAACTTCTGACGATAGAATTTTCCGATAACAAAATCACCTGCCTAAAAGGAATTGATTGTGTTCCATCGAATGAATGGATGCTAGATGTCCATCATAGCCATTGCAATACTCTTCTGCTTCGTTAGAAGCTACAGGAACGTCAAATTTCTGGTATGGAAATTATACATGAATTTATCAAAATAACGTtttaaatgaagttttttgCATGCCTGCTGACACAGTTAGCGTTGAACACATTCACGTACGGTACACAAAGCAGGTCAGATAGTTCGGGAAGTATTTTAGCGCAACAAAAAAGGTAATTGATTAATAGGTCGGACAGGAGGAGCACAATTGTTTATTTCCAGGATTGATTAGTGCCTTCCACGACTTATGTTCACATGATCCATGATCGCCAGGAACCCAGCAGAAATCTGCACTGGTGCGCAATTATCAGTAGTGTGCTTTCTTTAGTCCTACGTCGTCGGAATTTGTAGTAGTGCAAAAACGGAGAGGAAGACTCCaacgtaaaagaaaaaggtggCCGAACATCGTCAACAGCGGCTAAGAGCTGGAAACATTAAGACTAGTGATCTCTCCGCTTGGCGTAAAGACAGTGAATCACGTAAATGTTGCCTTTGTTGGCATCTATCAACCAATGGATAAAGAACAGTAGTAAGGTTCCCGAGCAAGTCCGTAATCCGGCTCAATTCTTCCAAGAATCTAGAAAAGCAGCTCTGATCTTGTCTCCCCAACAATGCAAATTATTACAGGTAATAGAGCGTGGGGAATAGAATTCATACTTATGATTGCGCTGATGGAGCAGCTTTCGCTGcttatttgaaatatattgCGCTAAAGTTGTAGGAACACGGGGACTTTCCCGCAATCTATCGCGTAATAGGTTGCGTCGTTGGGAAAACAGGATCTGGTGTTGGTTCACACGCGGTTCTCTGCGTTCCTAGAGGGAACTGGAAAGAACAAACACTTCAGTAGATGCGCGTTTATCTACCTACCAGTAGCTGCAACATGGGGAACGTATGGAACACACTTTTCAACCCCGTTAGCCGCAGATTCAAAGCTATTATTGACAAAATTCTACCAAAATTAATTCTACTGCGAAAACTGCCTCTTATTTCCTAactggttttaaaaaaaatggttcaaaCTTTGATTACTTTACATTTATAATTgcttaaaaatattaaatcatACTAATACAAAGTTAtgcgaacaaaaaataaaacgataaTTCCAAGCATCATATTCGTAAACAGGGGAGGCAAAACCCAACCCTAGTTCCTaagatttccttgaaaataggaagaaaacgaGCAAATTCAATAAATTGGGTCAAAAACTGGTTGATGTCAGTTCGTCTGATGAGATTTATCGGCTAGTTGCCAACGATTTCCCAGATTTTGATAAACGATTATTTTGCCGCATTGATTCAAAGTTCACTTTGACATTACAGTAATTGTTgtcatttgcagaaaaaaagagaaggaaaaaatccagaaaaaaaagttcaagatCTTAACAGAGGGAATCTGCACCTTGTAACACATTTTCATTGCATCGTAGTAGATCCAGCCAGCGAGATCAGCGGCAGAAATTGTCTGTGATTCCGTTCCTAGAGAATTTGATGTTGAACACCAGGCATCACCGTGTCAATGTAAGCCTAAGGACACATAAAGTATGCTTGCGTGATCTTATCTCTCCAACGATGCAGCTTATTACAGCTCTTGAAACTAGGGCACTGCACAACGCGTCAACAATCGTACAGATTGAGCAGCTTGTGTTGCTTATCCGAGATATATTAATTGTACTGCGGACAAAGGGGTTGCTCTTTATCGCGTcataagttgtatcgttgcGGAGACTGGATCACACGGGGTATACACTTCTTTACCTTTTTCCGGATTAAGAAGCGAGTTAACAGTGATCACTTTCGTACTCCCCTCCACaactattcgtggagagatcctaaCATCATCAATATCGTGATGCACTCTCTTTAACTGATCAGTATGAATTACAAAATGAGATCTTTCAATGGgaaaatatcgatttttttcttgaaagtttACTTTGGTCCGATGGCGTTCCTCAAATTCATGATTTAGAACGGAAATAATAGATGTTCTGTTTAGAACGATACTAAGCATGCCGCACAAAAATGTTCCCAAATTCCCCCGAAATCCCTGTGTGACGAAAGTAGTTGgagcaggattttttttttgatcagaTAGAGCCATCCGCTAATGTGATCCTCACTCCCTTAATCTGTTCGTAGAGCTAACACTTAAAGTAATGAACGTGGGAATGAATTAATGTTCAACACAAAGAATTTTGGAGTAATTTCCTGGAAAAGCTCTTAATTGAAGAATTTCTAACCTTCagtcaaatattttattgtaaatATCTACCATTTGAATCGTCTTATAGAACTGATATGATTGAATCAGGCAAAAGTGGAAGCCGGATAGGTAAATAGGACGTTCGACGAATTCcgaagttaaaaaaaggatgattTCAAGTCCGCAACGAGTAAAGCAGGATTTATCAGGGTCTGCCTTCCAAGGATGTACTACAATGCTAGTTTACGCTGTGTCACGCGGATGTTTGGCTGATGAACACCACTTTGGGGAACAAAAAATTAGACTGCACatgaaatattcttttttcatcacaGTAAAGTAAAGgttagttaaaaaaaacaagcgaaaTGGTTACTTTCACTTTGATCATCCGTCATTGATGTCTGCGAATCCAACTCCATTGTCGCAGGCAGCGAAGTCAATCTGAATTGTTTTCCATTCTTCCAGATATGAGCCGTGGTCAAACTCAATACAGGTGAATATCTGTGATTCCAAGCAAGTCGTGCATGATTCGGAACAAAATGGCGAAAACGCTGCCAACTTTTTTATGTCACTGAAACTTGGAACGGAATTCCACCCTAATTTTGGTTTGGTTCAAGCCCACTCTTTctcaaaattgacgatgtctggatctctccacgaataggcAGAGGTTGGGGTGTGATTTGCAAATGAGCGTGATTACATTAATTTTCGTCTAACCATCTAGCGAAATAGTTTCAGAAACATCCTAGGTTGTACTCGTCTCCGACGAAGCAACTGGTTACGTGACAGAATGTGAGCAACTCTGTCGTCATTCAGCGACAGCAGCCCAATTGatataactcaaataagcagcgGAAACTGTTCAACAAAAACATAATCGTAGTGAGTGCTGTGTTCTCGTACTCGTTCCCAGTTGTATCGTTGGGCAGGCGGGATTACAAAAGACACTTTCACATGCcttcttctggatttgtagGAAAAATTGAGGGCATGGTtatgtcaaaacgacatgaagcacggtgcagttgcgtacacCACTTTTCTcaaaacggtgcggtggagtggAGGCAGCAGGTTCCAGTTCTAATttcgctcctaaccgctacgctccaccgcctCGAAATAAGCCGCGTACACAAATCCActgtgcttcacgtcgttttgacccgaatataATTACGACACGCTACACCTTTACCCTTATCTATTCCCTTAAAGATGGCAACTTTGTGATATGGTGCgcaaaatccacgaaaaaggGAACTTGTACgaatttcacttcaaaaattccCGTCACAAAACAGTCCTACCTGTATGGGGGAAATAAATTTCAGTGTGTACTCGAAGGCAGAATCGTTTATAGTTTTGCGTCACTATACTGAGCTACATGCTAAAGCGTGGAGCAAGTGTAAACTTTCCGCGGGGAACGAGAAAACTGCTTATTGCCTTGCGCTCGAGTTCTCcagcttttctctttttctttttcttttttcctctttttctcgaGCTGTGAGTTCCGTTGGGTGTAGTTCAGAATTCGCGGAGAAAAACTATtgaatttcctcaaaaatttccagaactatTTTGCTGTGATTAgcaaaaggatgaaaatatcatTTCTTAGGACGTTAACGTTAAAGGATAAATGTTGAATCGTACAGTGTCCATCCATCACTTTGAGAGACTCGCAGGGTTGATTTTAGGGTTCAGGAGGGAGACGATTAAT
This window of the Necator americanus strain Aroian chromosome III, whole genome shotgun sequence genome carries:
- a CDS encoding hypothetical protein (NECATOR_CHRIII.G9202.T1) gives rise to the protein MDDCFRSCYENVNCMYNEYKNDKCSIFASGDVKHSFKGEAYTIGRDKIDESCEREVVLDESRSKKSFVPALNQEGNPDVSWIGLRLRGPCDPSSRLKYWWDGSDVNFQYWNEGEPNNVYCIENSTAMQPEGKWADYPDYYSFNFICQTESIVYCSKHLYCRIFYLKYDSKLQRNGSTPCYLVHRTDWLEPGPPVISIRDYTICCGNADERNVGGSGIAVKNDYNNMVEEFGSTSLRCFFVRMLYCRGHNLWMVSAYAPTETVVLSSLTENRHPTSERRRIENKIPPTEDTVQMRRKMFAFQWEKTRFTYNSAFFAPITYDFDHETRLKMKFRRLVQEDRDNKWTSRAKWTKRCSTFLSTANGVAVVEATLPIQGHHFSTLLDRQTPSALELEHVHRQIYAVDEEPPTQSEVLISAELACSFWKMEKNEKKTAKMLRTDPNVTEDDCFRSCYQEIGCKYIQYENNSCELFTADDTSQLMFAREAYVIGRGAEIDPSCKREVVLDQPRLTSLPTSSELDRQTSSTDVTGVKLQATPAAEVDGWVYYKATNMCYKIFDDYSNFDEAEKNCNGYDGHLASIHSMEHNQFLLALDPNMDEDDADAWIGLKIEGQCELHWMDGSDLDFQNWVQRQPDCNKTSTLMMSSGQWYTENGHHGNPFVCETESTIYCPQHVT
- a CDS encoding hypothetical protein (NECATOR_CHRIII.G9202.T3), with the protein product MDDCFRSCYENVNCMYNEYKNDKCSIFASGDVKHSFKGEAYTIGRDKIDESCEREVVLDESRSKKSFVPALNQEGNPDVSWIGLRLRGPCDPSSRLKYWWDGSDVNFQYWNEGEPNNVYCIENSTAMQPEGKWADYPDYYSFNFICQTESIVYCSKHYFVDYGSTRERIVIESLSAQSVQNDLKLGPPVISIRDYTICCGNADERNVGGSGIAVKNDYNNMVEEFGSTSLRCFFVRMLYCRGHNLWMVSAYAPTETVVLSSLTENRHPTSERRRIENKIPPTEDTVQMRRKMFAFQWEKTRFTYNSAFFAPITYDFDHETRLKMKFRRLVQEDRDNKWTSRAKWTKRCSTFLSTANGVAVVEATLPIQGHHFSTLLDRQTPSALELEHVHRQIYAVDEEPPTQSEVLVCIQKTKLGKSETPRYEKAGFRRDRSTIDKCSSLGEIWDRYSKLTQLAFLDFEAAFDSPYRWCLLRALRADGVPEKFFVLLDDVNKRRIAALRTPAGCTTVLVATGVSQGAVAGPFPFDFGINDIMRRTIDQGSADIVKALSRCLLVGNGNQLGRTSDRTRRIVLSPLSIDCMRKNKAS